In Candidatus Binatia bacterium, one DNA window encodes the following:
- the trmFO gene encoding methylenetetrahydrofolate--tRNA-(uracil(54)-C(5))-methyltransferase (FADH(2)-oxidizing) TrmFO — translation MSGRVKVVGGGLAGCEAAWQLALRGVDVDLHEMRPERSTEAHQTQDLAELVCSNSFRSAEHTAAVGLLKDELRSVGSLIMREADRHRVPAGGSLAVDREGFAAGVTAAIETAPHIRLVRGEVTELPEGLTILASGPLTSSSLAQSLFGLFGEEYLYFYDAIAPIVVADSIDFDTAWRASRYDKGGDDYINCPLDEAQYNSLIDEVLAAEKVETKSFERCVHFEGCLPIEEMARRGRKTLSFGPLKPVGLRDPNTGHRAHAVVQLRQDDREARLFNMVGFQTKMTYPEQRRIFRMIPGLEKAEFVRLGSLHRNTFIDSPKLLRPSLQTRAREDLYLAGQLIGVEGYLESTSMGWLAGVNVARRLAGQEPLSPPATTSLGSLLGYVTDENRTNFQPINANYGLFPPLPGRTRKGRERRLKQAERALAEMEPFSAHATADVAEAVPG, via the coding sequence ATGTCCGGTCGAGTCAAAGTGGTGGGAGGCGGTCTCGCGGGTTGCGAAGCCGCATGGCAGCTCGCGCTGCGCGGCGTAGATGTGGATCTGCACGAGATGCGCCCCGAACGCAGCACCGAAGCTCATCAGACACAGGATCTTGCCGAGCTGGTCTGCTCGAACAGCTTTCGCAGCGCCGAGCATACGGCCGCGGTCGGACTCCTGAAAGACGAGCTTCGATCGGTTGGCTCCCTGATCATGCGGGAAGCCGATCGCCATCGGGTCCCTGCCGGCGGTTCGCTTGCCGTGGACCGGGAAGGCTTTGCGGCGGGAGTCACGGCGGCGATCGAGACTGCTCCGCATATTCGCCTGGTTCGGGGAGAGGTTACCGAGCTGCCCGAGGGCCTGACGATTCTCGCCTCGGGCCCTTTGACTTCCAGTTCGCTTGCGCAGTCTCTCTTCGGGCTCTTTGGTGAGGAATATCTATATTTCTATGATGCGATCGCGCCCATCGTCGTGGCTGACTCGATTGATTTCGACACGGCTTGGCGAGCCTCGCGTTACGACAAGGGGGGGGACGACTATATCAATTGCCCCCTCGATGAAGCTCAGTACAACTCTCTCATCGACGAGGTTCTGGCGGCAGAAAAAGTCGAGACCAAATCCTTTGAGCGATGCGTTCATTTTGAGGGCTGCCTGCCCATCGAAGAGATGGCCCGGCGGGGCCGCAAGACTCTCTCCTTCGGCCCCCTCAAACCGGTCGGGTTGCGCGATCCGAACACGGGTCATCGGGCTCATGCGGTCGTCCAGCTCCGGCAGGATGATCGGGAAGCTCGTCTGTTCAACATGGTGGGCTTCCAAACGAAGATGACCTATCCGGAACAGCGCCGGATCTTTCGCATGATTCCGGGGCTGGAGAAGGCGGAGTTCGTGCGTTTGGGCAGTCTGCATCGAAACACCTTCATCGATTCCCCAAAACTTCTGCGACCGAGTCTGCAGACGCGAGCGCGCGAGGATCTCTACCTCGCGGGCCAACTCATCGGTGTTGAGGGGTATCTCGAATCGACATCGATGGGCTGGTTGGCCGGGGTCAATGTGGCGCGTCGTCTCGCGGGTCAGGAGCCTCTTTCCCCACCAGCAACGACTTCCTTGGGTTCCCTTTTGGGGTACGTGACGGACGAAAACCGCACAAATTTTCAACCAATCAATGCGAATTATGGACTTTTCCCGCCTCTCCCGGGCCGGACGCGCAAGGGGCGCGAGCGGCGGCTCAAGCAGGCGGAGCGGGCGCTGGCCGAAATGGAGCCATTTTCCGCCCATGCGACCGCGGATGTGGCCGAGGCGGTGCCGGGTTAA
- the dprA gene encoding DNA-processing protein DprA encodes MSAHRVEDQSDILLHPTDPAYPRLLACIEDPPNPLRMRGLTADLPAFFCAPTIGIVGSRACRMDAEAFARRLGRDLARSGWVVVSGLARGIDAAAHQGALEAGGRTLAVVGCGLDVAYPRANRALREAIGRRGLLVGEYPPGTPPWKQNFPARNRILSGLSCGVIVVEASERSGSLITARLALAQGREVLAVPGSPLDGRSRGSNALLRDGAGLVQSAADVAEALPWSASWAPLLRSPNSETDSGNNSAPGRRPDRAPESVPGRAVRTSAPGSALEGLIDQGVQVVDALSAATRRPVGELQAELFGLEQGGRIRRLADGSYRLA; translated from the coding sequence ATGTCTGCTCATCGAGTCGAGGACCAATCGGATATTCTCCTCCATCCAACCGATCCAGCCTATCCCCGCCTGCTGGCCTGTATCGAAGACCCGCCGAATCCATTACGGATGCGAGGCCTTACCGCAGATCTTCCGGCATTCTTTTGCGCACCGACCATCGGTATCGTGGGGAGTCGAGCCTGCCGGATGGACGCCGAGGCCTTCGCGCGGCGGCTCGGCCGGGATCTCGCACGGTCCGGTTGGGTGGTCGTAAGCGGGTTGGCTCGTGGGATCGACGCAGCGGCGCATCAGGGGGCGTTGGAGGCTGGGGGGCGGACCCTCGCCGTGGTTGGTTGCGGTCTTGATGTGGCGTATCCTCGGGCAAACCGGGCGCTGCGCGAGGCGATCGGTCGCCGCGGCCTGCTGGTGGGGGAATACCCGCCCGGGACGCCGCCGTGGAAGCAGAATTTTCCGGCCCGAAACCGGATTCTGAGTGGTTTGAGCTGCGGGGTCATTGTCGTGGAAGCAAGTGAGCGCAGCGGATCGCTGATTACGGCGCGACTCGCCCTGGCGCAGGGACGCGAGGTGCTGGCAGTCCCCGGATCGCCTCTGGACGGGCGCTCGCGCGGCAGCAACGCCTTGCTGCGCGATGGAGCGGGGCTCGTGCAGTCGGCGGCCGACGTCGCCGAAGCCCTTCCCTGGTCGGCTTCCTGGGCGCCGTTGTTGCGCTCGCCGAACAGCGAAACCGACAGCGGAAATAACAGCGCGCCGGGCCGCAGGCCGGATAGGGCCCCGGAGAGTGTTCCCGGCCGCGCGGTCCGAACCTCGGCCCCGGGGTCGGCTCTGGAAGGCTTGATCGATCAGGGTGTTCAGGTGGTGGACGCACTATCGGCCGCCACACGACGACCCGTAGGAGAGTTGCAGGCCGAGCTCTTTGGTCTGGAGCAGGGCGGGCGGATCAGGCGTCTCGCGGACGGCAGTTACCGATTGGCCTGA